From the genome of Deferribacteraceae bacterium V6Fe1:
ATCAAATTAAAGACGAACTTCCTCACTTAGAAAGAATAATCACTTTTGACAGGTTTTTGACCAATAAAGATTTTCCTGCAGATTCTATGCTTCAATTGATGGAGATATCAGAAGATTTGAGTGATGAAGATATTAAGAATATAGAAAATATCTACAATAATCTTGATACTAATGAGCCGGCTACGATAATTTATACTTCCGGTACTACCGGTACTCCTAAGGGTGTCGTTTTGACACATTACAATTTTATCTCAGAGATAATCTTAGGGACAAGGAAAATTCCTGAGGTGAGCAGTGATGACACTTTCTTGAGTTTTTTGCCTTTGAGTCACGTTTTGGAACGTGCTGTGGGTTATTATATCCCATTTTATAGAGGGGCAACAATTGCTTATGCAGAAAGTATCGAAAAAGTACCTGATAATATGATAGAGGTTAAGCCTACTGCAATAGTTAGTGTCCCAAGACTTTTTGAAAAGATGCACTCGAGGATATTTGAAAATATCCATTCCATGCCCACATTTAAGAAAAATCTTGTGCATAAAGGTATTAATATTTCTCAAAAATATGTTCACAAAAAATATATAGAAGGGAAAGTTGACTCTTGGCTTAGATTACAGAGAAAATTTTTTGATAAATTGATTTTTAGTAAGATAAGGGAAAGACTTGGCGGGAATATTAGATATTGTGTTTCAGGTGGTGCTCCTCTTGACAAATCTATTAATGAGTTTTTCTGGGCAATCGGTATTCCTATAATGGAAGGTTACGGTCTTACGGAAACGAGTCCTGGTGTATGTATAAATAATTTCACCCATGTAAGGTTTGGCTCTGTGGGGACGCTTTTTGAGGAAACTTATGCCAAGTTGGGTGATCAAGATGAGCTTCTTTTGAAAGGTCCGATGGTAACCAAAATAGGTTATTATAAAAATGAAGAGGCAACAAAAGAAGCTTTTACTGAAGATGGCTGGTTTAAAACAGGGGATGTAGGCAAAATAGATGAAAACGGATTTATTTATATTGTTGACAGACTGAAAGAGCTTATCATTACGGCTGGCGGCAAAAATATCGCACCGCAACCTATAGAAAATGAGCTTAAGCTTGATAAATATATAAGCAATGCTTTTGTTTACGGCGATAGAAAACCTTATCTTGTGGCAGTATTGGTGCCAAACTTTGAAAGATTATACGAATATACAAGGGAGAAAAAGTTAAACTATCTCGATGCTTCTGACCTTGTTACCAAAGATGAGATATTAAAACTTTATCAAGAAAGGGTGGATGAGGTAAATAAAAAATTAGCAAAATATGAAACAATCAAAAAATTTGTACTTGTCCCTGTAGAATTTACGGTTGATGGCGGAGAATTGACACCGACATTAAAATTGAAGAGAAGGGTGATTTATGAAAAGTACAAAGATAAGATAGAGTGTTTGTATGATGATAATGGTGATTGTTTTACTTGCACGTAAAGATAAAATGTGCTATAAAGAGATGAATGGTTATTCACTATAAAATAAATGGAGGACTATAATGAAGCAAATTAAAAAGGCTGCAGTTTTAGGTGCCGGCGTTATGGGCGCTACTATTGCTGCACACCTTGCAAATGCAGGGATTGAAGTAGTAATGCTGGATATAGTTCCAAGAGAACTTACCGAAGAAGAAAAGGGGAAAGGGCTTACCGAAAAGGATAAGGAATTTAGAAACAGGATAGTCAATAATGCGTTTAGAAACCTTGTTTCTATGAAGCCGGCTGCATTTTACTTAAAAGATTTTGCAAAGCAAATTACTGTTGGCAACCTTGAAGATGACATTCATTTGATAGGTGATTGTGATTGGATTGTTGAGGTTGTTGTTGAAAATATGGACATTAAGAAAAAACTTTTTGTAGAAAAAGTTGTGCCTAATGTAAAAAATAATGATGTTATAATTTCTACTAATACAAGCGGCTTGTCCGTTAATGCAATGGCTGAGTTTTTACCTGAAAGCTTAAGACCTAACTTTCTCGTAACTCACTTTTTTAATCCACCTAGGTATATGAGATTGATGGAGATAGTGCCTTCTAAATATACTTCCGATGAAGTAGTTAATTTTATGTCTGAATTTATCAGTAAACGTTTAGGTAAAGGTATAGTTTATGCCAAAGATACCCCTAATTTTATCGGAAACAGGATTGGCGTTTACGTAATCTACTCAGCATTTAAGCATCTGCTTGACCTTGATATGACCGTTGAAGAAGCTGATCAGGCTGCAGGGCCTGCTGTCGGTATGCCAAGGACAGCTATTTTTAAATTGGCTGACTTGGTTGGTATAGATACAATAGTGCATATTGGAAAGAACTCTTATGGATTGTTAACAGAAGATGATGAAAGAGAAATCTATAAGATTCCTGATTTTCTGCAAAAAATGGTTGATAACGGACTTTGCGGAAACAAGACAAAGCAGGGATTTTATAAGAAGGTAAAAGATGAGTCTGGCAGAAAGACGCTCTATTATGATTTGAAAGATGGAGAGTTTAAAGAGTCTGTAAAACCAAAATTCGCTTCAGTTACTCAGACTAAGCAAATAGATGATGTAAGACAGAAGATTAAAATAATGGTTAACGGGAATGATAAGGCGTCTCAGTTTGCTTGGAGACTTTTGAGGGATGGTTTGATTTATACATTTAAACGCATTCCTGAAATATCTGACGATATTGTAAATGTAGATAATGCAATGAAGTGGGGATACAACTGGGAGCTTGGACCATTTGAAATTTTTGATGCGATAGGTGTACAGGATTTTGTCAAGAAGTGTGAAAAAGATGGAGTATTTGTACCTGAAGCATTGAAAAATATCGAAGCTTTTTACAAGTTTGAAAATTCCAAGCAGTATTATTACGATATAGTAGCCGGTGAGTATAAAGAGCTTACACAAAAAGAAACTTCTATTGACCTTCAGATTTTGAAAAGGCAGGGAAGACTTGTCGAGAGTAATAAAGGCGCTTCTATTATAGATTTGGGTGACGGTGTATTCTGTCTTGAGTTTCATTCAAAAATGAACTCTATCAGTGGCGACATCCTTTCAATGACAAAGAAAGCCATTAAAAGAGCTGAAGAGGAAGGGGTTGGGCTTGTTATCGCAAATCAAGGGAAGGCATTTTCCGTTGGTGCAAACCTTGCTATGCTTGCTGTCGCAATCGCTGAGGGTGCATTTGATGATATAAATATGATGGTAAAAGCATTTCAGGATGCTGCAATGGCAATCAAATATTCTCATGTGCCTGTGGTCGCTGCACCGTTTAATATGACTTTGGGTGGCGGATGTGAATTTTGCTTACATTCTGATGCTATTAATGCACACGCTGAAACCTATATGGGCTTGGTAGAAATAGGGGTAGGTCTTCTTCCTGCCGGTGGCGGCACAAAAGAGATGGCTGTGAGGGCTATTTTAGAAGCAGAAAAATATAATACGGATGTTTCGCCGTTTATATTCAAAAATTTTATGAACATTGCCATGGCAAAAGTGTCAATTGGTGCTTATGAGCTTTATGATTTGGGCTACATGGATGACAATGACACAGTTAGTATGGATATAGACAGATTAATCTATGATGCTAAAATGAAGGTTATTGCACTTTCTAAAAATTACAGACCTAAAAAACCGCTTACAGATTTAAAAGCACCCGGCAGAAGTGTGGCTGCCAGCATTAAGAGCCAGCTCTGGAATATGAAAATGGGCGGTTTTATAACGGAATATGAAGAGTTTTTGGGTTCTACTATTGCCGATGTTATTACAGGCGGCGATGTAAATGCCGGGACACTTATTACTGAGGAGTATTTACTAAAGCTTGAAAGGGATGCTTTTGTAAAACTTTGTACTCAAAAGAAAACTATAGAGCGCATTCAACATATGTTGAAGAAAAATAAGCCTCTTAGAAATTAATTTTAGGTTTGGAGGATAAAAATGAGAAATGCATATATTGTAAAAGCATATAGGACGGCTGGTTGTAAGGCCAAAAAAGGTAAATTTAAAGATATGAGGCCTGATGATTTGGCTGCTGCTGCTATCAAGCATCTTGTTGAGCAAACTGGAATAGATGCAAAAGATATAGATGATGTAATTATCGGTTGTGCCTTCCCTGAAGGGGAGCAAGGGATGAATGTGGCAAGGGTTGCCTCATTTAAGGCTGGTCTCCCTATTGAAGTGCCTGCTGTAACGGTAAATAGATTCTGCTCAAGTGGCTTGCAAACCATTGCAAATGCAGCTGAAAGAATAATGGCAGGATTTGCAGATTGTATTATTGCAGGTGGAGCTGAGTCTATGACAATGGTTCCGATGGGTGGCAACAAATATAGTGCAAACCCTTCCCTTATGGCTTCTTGGCCTGAGACATATGCTTCAATGGGTGTTACTGCTGAGCTTGTCGCTGAGAGATATAATATTTCAAGACAAGAGCAGGATGAATTTGCTTATAACAGCCATATGAAGGCAATAAAAGCGATAAATGAAGGAAAATTTGATGATGAGATTGCACCTGTAGAAGTTGAGTATACCTCAATTGATGCTAAAAATAAGGTTAAGAAAGTTAAAGAGGTTGTAAAGATAGATGACGGTGCAAGAGCAGATACTACAATTGAAGGGCTTGCAAAATTAAAGCCTGTATTTAGAGTCAATGGCTCGGTTACTGCTGGTAATTCATCTCAAATGACAGATGGTGCAGCTGCTGTGCTGGTTGTCAGTGAAGAATATTTAAAAAAGACAGGTCTAAAGCCTATTGCAAAGTTTGTAAGCTTTGCAGTAGCCGGTGTTGAGCCGGAATATATGGGTATTGGCCCGGTTAAAGCAATACCGAAAGCTCTTAAAATGGCAAACTTGGAGTTGTCTGATATAGGGCTTATCGAACTTAATGAAGCATTTGCTGCTCAATCACTTGCAGTATTAAAGGAATTAAATATCAATCCTGAAATAGTTAACGTAAATGGCGGTGCTATTGCACTCGGTCACCCTCTTGGTTGTACCGGTTCAAAATTGACTGCAACTCTTTTAAGTGAAATGCAGAGAAGAGATGTAAAATACGGAATGGTAAGTATGTGTATTGGCGGCGGTATGGGTGCTGCCGGAATTTTTGAATTATTAAAATAATGGTTTAAAGGGGAATATTATGGAAAAGAAGCTTTTAAAAGGTGCTGAGTATTTACTTACTGAAGTTTCAAAGGAAGATATTTTTACACCTGAAGATTTTTCAGACGAGCAGAAACAGATTGCTCAAACAACAGAGGAATTTGTTACTAACGAAGTTATGCCTGATATCGAGGCTATTGATCAGCAGGACTTTGATAAAGTCGTAGCTCATATGAAAAAAAGCGGGGAGCTTGGGCTTTTAATGATTGATGCCCCTGAAGAGTACGGCGGACTTGAGCTTGATAAAGCTACAAGTATGCTTGTAGCAGAAAAGATTGCTCCAAGCGGTTCATTTTCTGTTGCATACGCAGCTCATACAGGTATCGGAACTTTACCTTTGGTTTACTACGGAACAAAAGAGCAGAAGGAAAAGTATCTTGAGAAAATAATTACAGGGGAGTGGATTGCTGCATACTGCCTAACTGAGCCAGGGAGTGGTAGTGATGCACTTGGTGCAAAAGCTACAGCAACTTTAAGTGAAGATGGAAAATATTATATATTAAACGGCACAAAGCAATTTATCACAAATGCAGGTTTTGCTGACCTTTTTACTGTTTTTGCTAAAATAGATAAAGAACATTTTACTGCATTTTTGGTTGAAAGGACTTTTGAAGGCTTAGAGCTTGGACCTGAAGAGAAAAAGATGGGTATCAAAGGCTCTTCTACACGTCAGGTTATTTTAAATAACTGTAAAGTGCCTGTAGAAAATGTTCTTGGTGAAGTCGGAAAGGGGCATAAAATTGCTTTCAACGTTCTTAACGTTGGAAGATTTAAGCTTGGCGCTGCAGTAAATGGCGCTGCTAAATATGCGCTTTCTGAAGGGATTAAATATGCAAACGAAAGGAAACAATTTAATCTTCCTATCAGCAAGTTTGGGGCAATTAAAGAAAAAATAGCCGATATGACTGCTTATGTTTATGCTTCTGAATCTCTTATTTACAGACTTGCAGGCCTTTTGGACGACAAGCTGGCAACAATCGATAAAAATATTGATAATTATTATGAAGAATATCAGAAAGGTATTGAAGAATATGCAATTGAATGTTCAATCTCAAAAGTATTCTGCTCTGATGTCCTTGCAAAAGTAGTAGATGAAGTTGTTCAAATATTTGGCGGATATGGTTTTATTCAGGAGTATCCTGCTGAAAGATTCTATAGAGATGAAAGAATCAACAGAATTTTTGAAGGGACAAATGAAGTAAACAGACTTCTTATCCCTGGAATGATGCTAAGACGTGCTATGAAAGGGGAATTACCTTTCCAGAAAGAGGCAATGAAGGCGATAGAAGCACTTATGACTCCGTCATTTGATGAAATTGATACTGAGGCACCTTTTGCCGTAGAAAAAGAATTATTGAAAAATCTAAAAACACTTTACCTTGTAGTTTCCGGTGCTGCTGCTCAGAAATTTATGGACAAAATTGTTAAAGAGCAGGAAACACTTTTAGCTTTGGCTGACATCGCTATCCAGATTTTTGCTATTGAGAGTGCTGTCCTTAGAGCTGAAAAGAATCTTGGTAAAGTTACCGAAAAGAAAGCTGCACTTATGGCTGATGCGGTTAAGGTATTTACATTTGATGCCGTTGAGATTATCGCTAAGGCTGCGAGAAAGGCAGCATTCTTTGTAGAGGAAGGGGATAACCTGATGATGATTTTAAGTGGTATCAGAAGATTTACAAAATATGATGCTACTGGACTTCTTCAGGCTAAAAGAAATTTGGCTGCTGCAGCTATTGAAACTGAAAAATACGTATTTTAATAAAGGGGCTAAAAGCCCCTTTTTCTAACTATTATGATTAAAAAATATACTGTAAACACCCCTTATCCGGTTGGGCCTGTCCATTTTTACTTAAAAAATTATGGGAAATATGATGTGCTTTTTGATACCGGGCCTTATACGGACGAAGCGAAAGAATACTTACAAAAGACTATAGATTTATCAAGATTAAAATACACCTTAGTTACTCATTGCCATGCAGACCATTACGGTTTGATTGACTTTATCCATAACAATTCTGACAGTAAAATTATACTTGCAAAGTCAGATTATTTGAGATTTGCAAGATTTGATGACAGAAAAAGATGCTTTTTAAAAATGGTGAAAGAATATGGCTTTAATGAGGCAGAGCTTTCTGCAATAGAGCATGTGCTTATCAGATTTAAAGATGAAGTCCCAATGCCTAATGAAGTTTTTATATTGGAAGAATCAAAAGATATTCTTGAAGAGCTTCAAATCAGCTACATCCCTTGCCCCGGGCATTCCCAGAGCGATATAGTATATTTGGTTGATAATTATGCCATTACGGGGGATGTGGTATTAAGGGATATTTTTCAAACACCGCTTCTTGATATTGATATTTCAAACTTTATGGACAGGTTTCAAAATTACAGGGAGTTTTGTAACACTATTGAAAAATTAAAAAATATTGAAACGATGACCTTTTTACCTGGGCACAGAGAATATATAGACAGTGTGGATGAAAGAATAATTTTTTATATTAGCAAACTTTTAGAGAGAGCAAGTTTAATTAAGGATGATTTGAGAAATAAAGGGATTTCATTTGTGCTAAGAAAGCTTGTGGATGATTTAAAGCTTAATCCTTTAAAAGCATATTTAAAGCTTTCAGAGGTAGTGTTTATTAATGATTTTCTTTCCGAGCCGGAAATTATGTTAAGTGTCCTTGATAGAGTTAATCTTTTGGATACCTTAAAAGATAATTTGGCTAAATTATTTAAAGGGAGTTAATATGGAATATAAATTTTTTGAAATTACTAAAGATGGAAAAGTCTGCCTTGTAAAGTTTAACAATGCATCAAAGATGAATGCACTTAATTGGCATTTTTGGGAAGAATTACCGCTACTGGTAGATGAAATTGAGAATGATAAAGAAGTAACCGTTACTGTGTTTTACTCTGATGCAAAAGATTTTTCAATTGGGCTTGATATATTTGACTTTGGAGAAAAGTTTCAGGATTTAATTTTTTCTAACGATAAAGAAAAGCTTTATGAAACTATAAAAGTTATGCAAAAAGGGATGGATAAGATTGAGCAAGGGAAAAAGGTATATATCTCCGCGATAAACGGATATTGTATTGGTGGAGCTTTGGATTTTATTGCTGCTTGTGATTTGAGGTTTTGTTCGGAAGATGCAATATTTTCTTTAAGGGAAACAAAGCTTGGCATAGTTGCCGATATGGGCTCATTGCAAAGGTTACCTTTTATTATAGGGTTTGGGAATCTTAAATATCTTGCTTTCACCGGTAAAGACTTTAATGCGAGAAAAGCTTACGATATCTCTTTGATTAATGAGATTTTTGAAAAAGAGAAACTTTTTGATGAGACTTTGAAGATTGCCAAAGAGATTGCTGACAATCCTTATGAAACAGTTGCCGGATGCAAATATATCATTAACAACATAATAAAGGATGATATAGCAAAATCTCTTGAGGATGTAGCCATGTTTAATAAAGAAAATCTTAATTTTATGAAAGTGATATCCAGATTTACAGAAAATCGTAAAGGAGGACGTAAATGATTAAAGTTGAATACAAAGAAAATCTTGCATATTTGGTATTAGATAACGGTGAAAATAAACAAAATATAGAATTTGCCGAAAATATGCTTGCGGCTCTTAATGAAATTGAGGAAAATAAAAATGTAGATGTCCTTATTATAACTTCAAGTGACGAAAAGAATTTTTCTCAAGGGGTCGATTTAAATTTTCTAATGGAAAAATTTTCTACAAAGGATTATGAGAGTGTCAAAGTCTTTATGCATAAGATGAATGAGGTATTTAAGAAACTTTTGATGTTTCCAATACCTGTAATTGCAGAGATTACCGGACATGCGTTCGGAAACGGTGCCTTGCTTGCTTGTGCATGTGATTTTAGATTTATGAGGAATGACAGAGGATTTTTTTGTTTCCCTGAAGTAGATGTAAATATTCCTTTTTTGCCTTCAATGGTTGAGTATGCCAAAAAGGCGGTTGGATTTCAGACTTTGGAGATGATGCTTTTGACAGGCAGAAGATTAACGGCAAAAGAGGCAGAGGCTTATGGCATCTTGAAAAGTTATGATGATGTTAAATCACTCAAAGAGGGTGTCTTTGAATTTGCTAAAAAAATGAAAAAGGGGAGAAATATTTACAAAGAGCTCAAACTCAGACTGCATAAAGATATTTTGAATAGCTTTGAAGAGGATAAAAAATATATAGATAATCTTCTTATCTACTATCCGTAGATTAAATAAAGGTTGAGTGAGGAATTAAATAATTTCTTGCTCAACTTCATTTTGTTTGTTTGACAGAATTTACTTTTAATAATAAAATTGCTTATGAAGTTTAATAAAAAAATAAGTTTTATTTCATATCTTATTCGCTATTTTATAATTATCTTGTCATTGGCAAGTATTGTCGTGATGGTATCATTAATTTTATTCTCAAATTATCAATTTAAAGAAAATATAGAATCTACAAAAAGTGATTACCTTGAATATCAAAAAAAGATAACAAAAAGCAAAGTTATGGATGTCATAGAGAATATAAACTTTGCAGTCTCAAAAAGCAGTAGTAAGGCAAAAAAAATAGTAAAATACCAGACTGATATGTCTGTAGAAGTCGCTAAAAATATATATCAAAAAAATATTGGACTTTATGGCCCGGAAGTAGTTAAGCAGATTATTAAAGAATCTCTCAGAGAAATTAGATACAATGATGGCAGAGGGTATACGTTTATACTTGATTTAAATGGCAACGAAATCTTAAATGGGGACAGAACTGAATTGGAAGGTAAAAATTTGTTACGTTATCCTGATCAAAAAGTTGTAAAGGTTGTTCAGGATATGATTAAAATTGCCAAAAAAGATGGGGAAGGATTTTATACATATAAATGGACAAAGCCTGGAAAAGAAGGGGGAGACTTTACTAAAATATCGTATGTTAAACTAATTCCTGAGCTTGGATGGATTGTCGGAACTGGCGAGTACCTTGAAGATATAATCGAAGATGCAAAAAAGGATGTGCTGGCAAAAGCAGGAAATATTAGATTTGGAAAATCAGGATATATATTTATTTTTGATTTTGACGGAAAATATTTAGCTCATATAAAGAGTGAATTGATAGGCAAATCAAGATTTTGGTATGTTGATAAGAACGGAGTAAATGTCGGTGAAGAATTACTCAAATTGTCTTTAATGCCTGACGGAGGATTTTTAAGCTATTACTGGCTAAGGGGGCAGGATGAGTATGCTAAAAAAATTGCTTATGCAAAAGCTTATCCCGAATGGAAGTGGGTTATTTGTGCAGGTCTTTTTGAAGATGAAGTGTCTGAAATAATAAACAATAAAAGCGTAGAATTTAATGAAAGTTTAAGCAGGCAGCTATTTTTCATTTTATTTATAGTTTTAAGTATTCTATCTTTATTTTATGTCTTTACATATTTTTATGCCAGGCTTTTAAGAAAAGATAAAAATAAGATATTAAGCCTTATACAGGATAATGCAGAAATAAACACTCTAAATTTTAAATTTAGTGAATTTGAAAATATAGCCGAACAAATTATCAAATATAAATCTGAAATTCACGAAATGAAAGAGCTGCTGTTTAAAAAGAATGAAGAATATAAAAATTTGATAGAATTTTTGCCTTTACCTGTAACGATAACAGCGGACGAAAAATTTGTGTTTATTAATAAAGAAGCTGAAAAGTTGTTAAATATCAAAAAAGAAGATGTCGAAAAATATAGTCCCGATTTTTTTGTTTATAGTGATAAAAGTTGCTATAAGGCTCTCATAAATTCTAAAGAAAATATAGTGAATAGGACACTTTTTGTTCGAAATTTGAACGGTGATATTATTGAAGTCGATGTTACTTCTGCCAAAGTTATTTATGAAGGTATGAATGCTTCACTTTGCATTTTTAAGGATATATCTGAGATTAAAAATGCGTATGAGCAAATTAAAAAGGATAAAGAATTAATATACAATGTATTGGAAAATATTAGCGATGCCGTAATAGTAATGGGTAAGGATTATAATATTACTATGTTAAACAGCTACGCGAAAGAATTGAGCAGTAATAATAATTGCCAATATTTTTATGATTGCTTTAAGATTTATGAAGACGAAAAGATGATGTCAGAGCAAATCGTTAAGTCTGCTTATAGTGATGAGGATTTGTCCTGGATTTTGGGGAAGACTTTTTTACTTAAAGGGAAGCATGAATTGATTGTTTCAATCTCATTATCAAGAATTTATAATAATAGCGGGGGAGTAGATACCGTTGTTGCAGTCTTGAGAGACTTAACAGAAGTTATTAATAATGAAAGGACTATAAATCAAATCTCAAGGATAGAATCTCTTGGTCAGCTCGCCGGCGGTATTGCACATAATTTTAACAATGTATTAGCTGCTGTGTTAAATTCAATGGAAATAATAAAATTGCAATTGAATGACAAACCAGAACTTTTATCTTTGATTGGTGATGTCAAAGAGACTGTAAACAAGGCTAAATCTATTACAAATCAGCTTATCACATTTTCAAAGGGTGGTGAGCCGGTAAAGGCTAATTTTAATATTAATAAAACTGTAAGTGAAGTTTTAAAGGTTGTTTTATCAGGCCAAAGTGTAATAACAAAGATAAACCTTTATTATAAACCGCTCTTTGTATTTGGTGATGAGGGGCAGATAAGCCAGGTTATTCAAAATATATTAATCAATGCATTACATGCAATTGATAAAGAAAATGGAATTGTAAGGGTGTTTACAAGATACAGTGAGTTTAAAAAGGACACTCTTGTCGGAGATATTTTTGTTAAAAAAGGAAGATATGCAGAAATTGTCATCGAGGATAATGGATCAGGAATCGATGATAAGATTAAAGATAAAATATTTGATGCTTACTTTACAACAAAACAAAACGGGACAGGGCTCGGGCTTTCCTCTTCACTGAGTATAATAAATAAACACAACGGCTTTATTACTTTTAAAAGTAAAGTAAATATTGGCACTACATTTATTTTATACCTACCTATATCCGAAAGTGAAGGATTATATGACGTTGAGCTAAAGGAAGATCTTTTTGTAGCATTTAATGGTATTTTGATTATGGATGATGAAAAAGTAGTTAGAAACAGTTTGGCTATTATGCTTAAAGATTTTTCAAAAAGAATATTCCAAAGCTCCGATGGAAATGAAGCAATATCGATATTGGAAAAGAATAAAGATATTATAGATGTGGCTGTTTTGGATTTGACTATTCCTGGTAAAATGGGCGGAGCCGAATGTGTCAAAATATTGAAGGGCTTGAACCCTGACTTACTGTGTATTGTGAGCTCCGGTTATTCCGATGATCCTGTCCTTGCCAATTTTAGAGAGTATGGATTTGATGCTGTCTTGGCAAAACCTTATACGCTGGAATCACTTAAAAAGCTGTTGTGCCGGCTTACAAAAAGGTGTGAAGAGTAAGTATTTTCATACGGTTAAAAGATTTAAATTATAATTTTCTAAACTTTTGCGGGACGTCCGTCTTTATCCAAATTAACAAACGTAATTTGTGTGGAAAAAGCATGGAACTCTTTTGCTCCTGCCGCAGGTGGCCGTGCAAATACGTTGACCTCGTAAACAACGGAGCTTTTACCTTTTTTAATATTTCTGATATCAAATTTTAAAATACTCCCGTTTTCGACCCTTTTTTTGAAATCGATATCGTTCATTGCGACAGTTACAAATGTGGCGTTGGGAAAGTCCAAGGTAGCAGCCATCCAAGCAAATTCATCAATCCATTTAAGCATTACCCCGCCAAAAAGGTAACCGTGATGATTGAGATGCTCCGGTCTGACAAGCGCATAAGTTTCCATATTTCAACCTTTATCGTTAAAATTGACTACAAAATCTTCAAGTTTTTGAATGGTGCCATTATTTTCGATTATCAGGTCACACCTGTTTCTTAAAAGCACTATTTCACTTTCTGCAGGGTGGTCTTCAATAAAAGCAAGCCCAAGTTTTTCAGCCCTTTTCCTTCTTATTTCAGTATCTGCTTC
Proteins encoded in this window:
- a CDS encoding long-chain fatty acid--CoA ligase; the encoded protein is MLEFEFKTIPQILKKNAEEFSDKAAFRFKRKGKWEDITFKQLYIKVLMAARGLLRLGVKHGDKVAILSENRPFWAEADLAILSIGAIDVPIYPTNTPEQIKYVLNHSETKVLFVSNKLQYNKIYQIKDELPHLERIITFDRFLTNKDFPADSMLQLMEISEDLSDEDIKNIENIYNNLDTNEPATIIYTSGTTGTPKGVVLTHYNFISEIILGTRKIPEVSSDDTFLSFLPLSHVLERAVGYYIPFYRGATIAYAESIEKVPDNMIEVKPTAIVSVPRLFEKMHSRIFENIHSMPTFKKNLVHKGINISQKYVHKKYIEGKVDSWLRLQRKFFDKLIFSKIRERLGGNIRYCVSGGAPLDKSINEFFWAIGIPIMEGYGLTETSPGVCINNFTHVRFGSVGTLFEETYAKLGDQDELLLKGPMVTKIGYYKNEEATKEAFTEDGWFKTGDVGKIDENGFIYIVDRLKELIITAGGKNIAPQPIENELKLDKYISNAFVYGDRKPYLVAVLVPNFERLYEYTREKKLNYLDASDLVTKDEILKLYQERVDEVNKKLAKYETIKKFVLVPVEFTVDGGELTPTLKLKRRVIYEKYKDKIECLYDDNGDCFTCT
- a CDS encoding 3-hydroxyacyl-CoA dehydrogenase, with the translated sequence MKQIKKAAVLGAGVMGATIAAHLANAGIEVVMLDIVPRELTEEEKGKGLTEKDKEFRNRIVNNAFRNLVSMKPAAFYLKDFAKQITVGNLEDDIHLIGDCDWIVEVVVENMDIKKKLFVEKVVPNVKNNDVIISTNTSGLSVNAMAEFLPESLRPNFLVTHFFNPPRYMRLMEIVPSKYTSDEVVNFMSEFISKRLGKGIVYAKDTPNFIGNRIGVYVIYSAFKHLLDLDMTVEEADQAAGPAVGMPRTAIFKLADLVGIDTIVHIGKNSYGLLTEDDEREIYKIPDFLQKMVDNGLCGNKTKQGFYKKVKDESGRKTLYYDLKDGEFKESVKPKFASVTQTKQIDDVRQKIKIMVNGNDKASQFAWRLLRDGLIYTFKRIPEISDDIVNVDNAMKWGYNWELGPFEIFDAIGVQDFVKKCEKDGVFVPEALKNIEAFYKFENSKQYYYDIVAGEYKELTQKETSIDLQILKRQGRLVESNKGASIIDLGDGVFCLEFHSKMNSISGDILSMTKKAIKRAEEEGVGLVIANQGKAFSVGANLAMLAVAIAEGAFDDINMMVKAFQDAAMAIKYSHVPVVAAPFNMTLGGGCEFCLHSDAINAHAETYMGLVEIGVGLLPAGGGTKEMAVRAILEAEKYNTDVSPFIFKNFMNIAMAKVSIGAYELYDLGYMDDNDTVSMDIDRLIYDAKMKVIALSKNYRPKKPLTDLKAPGRSVAASIKSQLWNMKMGGFITEYEEFLGSTIADVITGGDVNAGTLITEEYLLKLERDAFVKLCTQKKTIERIQHMLKKNKPLRN
- a CDS encoding acyl-CoA dehydrogenase family protein, producing MEKKLLKGAEYLLTEVSKEDIFTPEDFSDEQKQIAQTTEEFVTNEVMPDIEAIDQQDFDKVVAHMKKSGELGLLMIDAPEEYGGLELDKATSMLVAEKIAPSGSFSVAYAAHTGIGTLPLVYYGTKEQKEKYLEKIITGEWIAAYCLTEPGSGSDALGAKATATLSEDGKYYILNGTKQFITNAGFADLFTVFAKIDKEHFTAFLVERTFEGLELGPEEKKMGIKGSSTRQVILNNCKVPVENVLGEVGKGHKIAFNVLNVGRFKLGAAVNGAAKYALSEGIKYANERKQFNLPISKFGAIKEKIADMTAYVYASESLIYRLAGLLDDKLATIDKNIDNYYEEYQKGIEEYAIECSISKVFCSDVLAKVVDEVVQIFGGYGFIQEYPAERFYRDERINRIFEGTNEVNRLLIPGMMLRRAMKGELPFQKEAMKAIEALMTPSFDEIDTEAPFAVEKELLKNLKTLYLVVSGAAAQKFMDKIVKEQETLLALADIAIQIFAIESAVLRAEKNLGKVTEKKAALMADAVKVFTFDAVEIIAKAARKAAFFVEEGDNLMMILSGIRRFTKYDATGLLQAKRNLAAAAIETEKYVF
- a CDS encoding acetyl-CoA C-acyltransferase, with product MRNAYIVKAYRTAGCKAKKGKFKDMRPDDLAAAAIKHLVEQTGIDAKDIDDVIIGCAFPEGEQGMNVARVASFKAGLPIEVPAVTVNRFCSSGLQTIANAAERIMAGFADCIIAGGAESMTMVPMGGNKYSANPSLMASWPETYASMGVTAELVAERYNISRQEQDEFAYNSHMKAIKAINEGKFDDEIAPVEVEYTSIDAKNKVKKVKEVVKIDDGARADTTIEGLAKLKPVFRVNGSVTAGNSSQMTDGAAAVLVVSEEYLKKTGLKPIAKFVSFAVAGVEPEYMGIGPVKAIPKALKMANLELSDIGLIELNEAFAAQSLAVLKELNINPEIVNVNGGAIALGHPLGCTGSKLTATLLSEMQRRDVKYGMVSMCIGGGMGAAGIFELLK